A window of the Sporocytophaga myxococcoides DSM 11118 genome harbors these coding sequences:
- a CDS encoding gliding motility-associated C-terminal domain-containing protein — protein MGLTYTKTKIFILSMCLSICFKTYSEGTRQLMPTSSSNGYVQIFDLNTLSRPFATFNAPEDYRLNIQVCNPGEKIYMGFKQTNDDVYFRLMDESNTAVPIPGLTPVAGTTNTYRLPKSGAGYIDTYDKAYNGPSQIVGAGGYNALEFTPPGPGNYHIEFNPISSTTPRPEKRIFTYFDITVANPTTNKIQTGRLWSKAWDFTTNAGNNPFVTTMYVYAKDSIITSLNFNGIQPFGFSISANSTGTTKTGNAEYDRQSKIGNYTYPEYKLFLTEPDTNCFPVGKFGSLTQDPKITGCDPNNRCIEVYTDKTGTVEILFEFNGQAGYQKNTSDILFNTTVKAGYNCLPWNTKDGLGNVVPANKTFDITVNYFNGLTHLPLYDVENHRNGYIVELYAPKKPGAGKPKLYWDDSKIIAGATLDGTVNLTGCTGGCHKWRDRGYNECVPTCPESINTWWYANVIEKKLNYTVQNVTVDAESRNAPLAPNDTTVCADITTFILSGKITGATGGKWSGGNGSFSNVNDLNAGYTPTAAEKTGGMVKLLLTSNPTSGCPSVTDTMRIFFTPLPTANAGPTSNICSNTTTVQLNGVVTNASKVTWTGGNGNFIPNRNKINPVYTPTKAELESGSIELTLTATSTGSCAPVSSKTKIVVAPTSVADAGKDTTVCSNNAVILLKGSIKGGTTGKWTGGSGTFLPDANTLNATYIPGKGELGSANIVLNLTPDNNPCGIVSDQMIIYLTKPPRVEAGPDKELCKKDIIQLNGFVEGPTGIIWSSEGTGIFKPSATSLNATYEPSSADTAKASIKLYLSSTGNGICNPVKDSLTVKFRPSPKIHVNNSLIACENNPNVALSATISGASGILWSSVNNGTFTPSASHLNVTYIPSSKDLADHLAIINVTSVGNDFNCSSSTEKILVLIDPVQTVDAGPAQTVCANNANITLKGTATLGTSVTWSGGNGIFTPSKDSLNTVYTPTPSEIASGKLKLTLTAQKTSCLPVSDDVEITFTPGPVVEAGPSQSVCENNANVTLNGTVSFGAGIWTGGNGTYSPNNTSLLTTYTPSATEIAAGFAKLYLTSSNNGNCKSETDSLEITIIKAPVVTTSNSINICKNNPTIDLDGKVTLPAKGGVWSGGKGVFSPNANTIKSIYTPTADEVNSGSLKLTLSSTDNGLCNSSFAYLDITFTPSPTVDAGPGQDICSNTAGIQLSGSKTVAGGIVWSGGNGKFTPDATAINAVYSPSVAEVIAGSVTLTIVTTNNGNCNPVSDNVTFNLLPAPEVNAGPDQFVCGTETAIVFNFGTFKNATGTVWSTNGNGSFVPSNSIINATYNITASDKSKGSVTFTLATTGTGVCPPVSDDMVVTFTTVPVIDAGPDQFICTNDLPIRLNAIGSRSTWTGGSGTFTPDNKTLNAIYTPSPSELLAGVVNLTVTTDAVGSCPPVSDAVTFRIPKGPEIEAGPDQTVCGNSPNVSLNGKVGNAKGALWSTNGTGSFLPDRSNLTATYVPSSADTSAGSVILTLTSLGNDTCSLVSDRLTVTFKDAVVIDAGPEQTLCANVSGIQLHGVVLNASGATWSGGSGTYTPNATTLNATYVPSVAEVNAKKIVLTLTSVSDGICPPLSDKVTFILQDAPQVEAGPDQTICANTSFIKLDGTFSNAGGIIWKSSGSGTFAPDASQKDGNYYVSSQDTVIKKITLTITTTGNGVCNPAEDKMTLTITPIPTVDAGTDQELCENVTSVILSGKINVATGGSWTSTGSGTFSSNGINAVYKPSAADLKKGILTFTLTSTGNGACAPGKDAMTVNFTPMPKANAGSDFTICENSSSITLNGTIESATGGTWSTSGDGTFGDRNNVNTTYNLGGGDISKGNVSLTLKSIGNGACPEAVSSINVTILSLPKVNAGPDQTVCADVSEVSLSGTISNYSSALWISQGTGIFLPNSSDLNAKYKPSAEDIAAKQIKITLQGVGNAPCATLTDEMLINITPLVTANAGPDQKVCSDVTGVQLAGNVTTAAGQQWSTTGTGTFSPDANALNPVYTPSKTDKEAGKVTFKILTTGNGTCNAVTDFADVSFTPAPTVKAGPDLEICEDVTSVNLNGVVTIATGGTWSTSGDGGFSPTANQLSNSYLIGNADKTPGSVIKLILTTSGNGLCQPARDTLNLTVKPLSIVNAGDDQIACEDVAGINLSGTVLNASGGLWKSSGAGTFSPNASTLNATYIPSAAERASGKVQLTLTATGTGVCNPLSDVMEVKFEKTPVVNAGPDINVCADIGAVQLSASFTNATGVKWNTSGDGNFSPDNITHNPMYLIGTNDSINKKVFITVTSTGNGNCSAVSDQMILTISPIPSIDAGPDIVACSDVTSIQLNGKVKVASSGYWISTGSGTFSPSPDSPTALYLPSAADKLTTTYLILNTAGNGSCNFYSDTLILKFDPNPKVFAGPDRTVCSTDLPIQLEGSGNNATWTSPGGGVFLPDATVSNGTYMPTTSEIAAKTVTLTLSSPASGMCPATADQVTFAIIPGPIVDAGSITSICNTMTSIALAGNVTNGNVIWSTTGKGTFQNSNAASTTYNIDADDKLAGVVTLILSSDGNGICNSIGDTLNLTFDPEAIADAGFNQSLCADVAAFQLSGTAKNYSSIQWSTAGTGSLNNVTTLTPDYTPSVAERNNHSTVKVTMKVNGLGNCPPVTKDVLLSLTPAPTANPGLDTIVCSNSQTIPLKATITIAGGAIWSTSGTGTFAPGAQSLTASYIPSENDKSSTVTLTLKTTDNGTCGQVSKDKKIDFVKMPEADAGLDDTICVNSATGIALNGIVKSVTGSGVWSAMGTGSFSAPTTTLINTYSPSNEEKQAGSFILALKTTGNSVCPEVADYKSVTIQYLPEANAGLDQNVCADIPGIKLNGKLTRALSGEWTTNGDGTFSPDKFSLNASYIPGAIDRTKTGIILSLTTKDNGKCAPSTDPLDITFIPLPDGNAGNDTTVCEDSPAVSLNGTVTNSSGIIWTTDGSGKFSPSASSLIATYIPGLSDIKAGGVTLRLKVNGMSKCGGVTRLKHISINPKPTLYAGPDIRICEKTEEIKLAGSATNYTSINWTSSGIGSFVNGNQLSTVYKTDPTDFDAQAINLIMEVQGKPGCRPVQDQLTVRFNPQPTVIAGPSQNFCFDAPEITLNGQVKNGGKIEWSSTGSGIFLPGKYHLNTKYIPSLEDRISGSVKLSIKNIEVTLCKADEDTLEITFMPKPVADPGPAIICDITNGAKLNGKFQNATGVFWTSEGSGTFSPDPKDPAATYYPSLQDKQKGSIHLNLTTTGNGVCNETVAMTTLIIEPKPTADAGKDLDVCMSSTPTITANLTGDVSYEWYNLNGVLMGSGANIMLPNLDRDTTLVLRVFDSRPCDQFDTVTVRVFTPPTIGMPADTCFDQPLYVAAKLRDIPLVTGQYIWSQDGKLMPNQVLPILSVPRPGEYTVTYAFGNCSVSKKIKINPLPVLMGSDKIACENRSTVLSITSTLPSSNYQWSGPGVNATTTGGNLGIIVPLDTNFYQVSVTTNDGCKASHDIRVIGVPSPIFSIKDSAFCSNKTAMFVARPTNISNIDSLPVTYEWMKNGVSMNNSNDSLLINSEGAYAVKVTIGECDTLLTTKIKLNEVPNPRLPKELDLCMDNKEVIKLDAGPGLIYKWTGDAQVDNDTTRILFATDSGFYKVRVINQYQCEKEDSTSIKDICPPRLYVPTGLDPSTEGKSTLDIFGKYYTNFQITIFNRWGEVIFMSNDPKAVWDGTYRGEVMPIGVYNYIVTYEGLNEKYKGPYKVKGAVTVVR, from the coding sequence ATGGGGTTAACTTATACAAAGACTAAAATTTTTATCTTGTCTATGTGCCTTTCAATATGTTTTAAGACATATTCAGAAGGAACAAGACAATTGATGCCAACGTCATCATCCAATGGCTATGTTCAGATCTTTGACTTGAATACCTTATCCAGGCCATTTGCAACTTTTAATGCTCCGGAAGACTACCGACTGAATATTCAGGTATGTAATCCAGGCGAAAAGATTTACATGGGTTTTAAGCAAACTAATGATGACGTCTATTTTCGTCTTATGGATGAATCCAATACGGCCGTACCCATCCCCGGTCTTACTCCTGTCGCAGGTACAACAAATACATACAGACTACCTAAATCCGGAGCCGGTTATATCGATACCTATGACAAAGCATACAATGGACCCAGTCAAATAGTAGGGGCTGGTGGGTATAATGCTTTAGAATTCACTCCTCCGGGGCCAGGAAATTATCATATTGAATTTAACCCCATATCATCCACTACCCCAAGACCGGAAAAAAGGATCTTTACCTATTTTGATATTACAGTAGCCAACCCCACTACAAATAAAATTCAAACGGGAAGACTTTGGTCCAAAGCATGGGATTTTACAACGAATGCTGGTAACAATCCATTTGTAACAACCATGTATGTCTATGCCAAAGACAGCATTATTACCTCGCTAAACTTCAATGGTATTCAGCCTTTCGGATTTTCAATCTCCGCAAACTCCACTGGAACTACTAAAACAGGAAATGCTGAATATGACAGACAATCAAAAATCGGAAATTATACATATCCTGAATATAAACTATTCCTTACGGAACCTGACACCAATTGCTTCCCAGTAGGAAAATTCGGTAGCCTTACACAAGACCCTAAAATTACAGGTTGTGACCCCAACAACAGATGTATTGAAGTCTATACTGATAAAACAGGAACAGTTGAAATACTTTTTGAATTTAACGGTCAGGCCGGATATCAAAAAAACACATCAGATATTCTATTCAATACTACGGTAAAAGCTGGATACAACTGTCTTCCCTGGAATACAAAAGATGGTTTAGGTAATGTTGTACCAGCAAATAAAACATTTGACATTACTGTTAACTATTTTAATGGATTGACGCACCTTCCGTTATATGATGTTGAAAATCATCGTAACGGTTATATTGTTGAATTATATGCACCCAAAAAACCGGGAGCAGGAAAACCCAAGCTATATTGGGATGATTCAAAGATTATTGCCGGAGCAACTCTTGACGGAACAGTAAACCTGACAGGATGTACAGGAGGATGTCATAAATGGAGAGACAGAGGATACAACGAATGCGTACCTACTTGTCCCGAATCTATAAATACCTGGTGGTATGCCAACGTAATTGAGAAAAAACTTAACTATACAGTGCAGAATGTGACTGTTGATGCGGAAAGTCGAAACGCCCCTCTTGCACCTAATGACACTACAGTTTGTGCTGATATTACGACATTTATCCTGAGCGGTAAAATCACTGGGGCAACCGGAGGTAAATGGTCTGGAGGAAATGGATCTTTCTCTAATGTAAACGATTTAAATGCCGGCTACACTCCTACTGCTGCAGAAAAAACCGGAGGCATGGTTAAACTTTTACTTACTTCCAATCCTACGTCTGGTTGTCCATCTGTAACAGATACAATGAGAATATTTTTCACTCCTCTGCCTACAGCAAATGCAGGACCTACTTCCAACATCTGCTCAAATACAACGACTGTACAACTTAACGGAGTGGTGACTAATGCTTCAAAGGTTACATGGACAGGAGGAAATGGTAATTTTATTCCTAACAGAAATAAAATAAATCCTGTTTATACACCAACAAAGGCAGAACTGGAGAGTGGTTCCATAGAACTTACATTGACAGCAACAAGTACCGGCTCATGCGCACCTGTGAGTAGTAAAACAAAAATTGTAGTAGCTCCTACCTCAGTGGCAGATGCAGGAAAAGATACCACTGTATGTTCTAACAATGCTGTTATTCTTTTAAAAGGAAGCATTAAAGGTGGTACTACAGGAAAGTGGACTGGAGGAAGTGGAACATTTCTTCCGGATGCCAATACTTTAAATGCGACTTATATTCCTGGTAAAGGAGAATTAGGTTCAGCCAATATTGTTTTAAACCTTACTCCTGATAATAATCCTTGTGGTATTGTATCTGACCAAATGATCATCTACCTCACCAAACCTCCTAGAGTAGAAGCTGGTCCAGACAAAGAATTGTGTAAAAAAGATATTATTCAGCTGAATGGTTTTGTTGAAGGACCTACCGGCATAATATGGTCATCTGAAGGTACCGGAATTTTCAAACCTTCTGCGACCTCATTAAATGCAACCTATGAACCTTCTTCTGCTGATACAGCCAAGGCTTCTATAAAACTCTACCTTTCTTCGACTGGTAATGGAATATGTAATCCGGTGAAAGATTCACTAACAGTTAAGTTTAGACCATCACCAAAAATTCACGTCAATAATAGTTTGATTGCTTGTGAAAACAATCCGAATGTGGCTTTAAGTGCTACTATTTCCGGAGCATCTGGAATCCTTTGGAGCTCTGTAAATAATGGAACCTTCACACCTTCTGCCAGTCACCTGAATGTAACCTATATACCATCCTCCAAAGATCTGGCGGATCACCTGGCTATTATTAATGTAACAAGTGTTGGTAATGATTTCAACTGCAGTTCCTCTACAGAAAAAATTCTGGTATTGATAGATCCTGTCCAGACTGTGGATGCAGGACCAGCCCAAACGGTTTGTGCAAATAATGCAAACATCACCTTAAAAGGAACTGCTACTCTTGGAACATCTGTGACTTGGTCTGGCGGAAATGGAATATTCACTCCAAGTAAAGACAGCCTAAATACAGTTTACACTCCTACCCCATCTGAAATTGCATCAGGAAAACTGAAGCTAACTCTTACTGCTCAGAAAACTTCATGCCTTCCGGTAAGTGATGATGTAGAAATCACATTCACTCCTGGCCCGGTTGTAGAGGCAGGCCCTTCACAAAGTGTGTGTGAAAATAATGCTAATGTAACTTTAAACGGTACTGTGAGTTTTGGTGCTGGTATATGGACAGGAGGAAATGGAACATATTCTCCAAATAACACCTCTCTTTTAACAACCTATACTCCTTCTGCAACAGAAATTGCCGCTGGTTTTGCCAAACTTTACCTTACTTCTTCAAATAATGGAAACTGTAAAAGCGAAACCGATAGTTTGGAGATAACAATTATTAAAGCTCCGGTAGTAACTACAAGTAATTCAATAAACATCTGCAAAAATAATCCAACTATAGATCTGGACGGAAAAGTTACCCTCCCTGCCAAAGGAGGTGTATGGTCTGGTGGTAAAGGAGTGTTTTCTCCAAATGCCAATACAATAAAATCAATATATACACCAACAGCAGACGAGGTTAATTCCGGTTCTCTGAAACTGACTTTAAGTTCTACGGATAACGGATTATGTAATTCCTCCTTTGCATATCTTGATATTACATTCACCCCATCTCCAACAGTAGATGCCGGGCCAGGGCAAGACATATGCTCCAATACCGCAGGGATCCAGCTTAGCGGAAGCAAGACAGTTGCCGGAGGAATTGTATGGTCTGGTGGCAATGGGAAATTCACACCTGATGCTACAGCCATCAATGCGGTTTACTCCCCTTCAGTGGCAGAGGTTATCGCAGGGTCAGTTACTTTAACTATTGTAACAACCAATAACGGAAACTGTAACCCCGTATCCGATAATGTAACGTTTAACTTACTTCCAGCTCCTGAAGTAAATGCAGGACCGGACCAGTTTGTCTGCGGTACTGAAACTGCTATAGTATTCAATTTCGGAACATTTAAAAATGCAACAGGAACAGTCTGGTCAACTAACGGTAATGGTTCCTTCGTGCCAAGCAATTCAATCATAAATGCAACTTATAATATCACAGCAAGTGATAAATCAAAAGGTAGTGTTACGTTTACACTTGCTACAACAGGCACAGGAGTCTGCCCTCCGGTTTCTGATGACATGGTTGTTACATTTACAACTGTACCTGTAATCGATGCTGGTCCGGATCAATTTATTTGTACTAATGACTTGCCGATCAGGCTTAATGCTATAGGTTCCAGATCAACCTGGACAGGTGGCTCGGGTACATTTACCCCGGATAATAAAACGCTGAATGCCATATACACTCCTTCTCCTTCTGAATTGTTAGCTGGAGTTGTAAACCTAACTGTAACAACAGATGCAGTAGGATCATGTCCTCCGGTTTCTGATGCAGTCACTTTCAGAATCCCTAAAGGTCCGGAAATAGAAGCTGGACCAGATCAAACGGTTTGCGGCAATTCTCCGAATGTCTCATTAAACGGAAAAGTTGGAAACGCTAAAGGGGCTCTTTGGTCAACGAATGGAACAGGTTCTTTCCTGCCTGACAGGAGCAATTTAACAGCGACTTATGTCCCTTCATCTGCAGATACATCAGCCGGAAGTGTAATACTAACTCTAACCAGTTTAGGTAATGATACTTGTTCACTTGTTTCTGATCGCTTGACTGTTACATTTAAAGATGCAGTAGTGATAGATGCAGGTCCAGAACAAACCTTGTGCGCAAATGTCAGCGGAATTCAATTACATGGTGTTGTACTTAATGCTTCAGGAGCTACATGGTCTGGTGGTTCAGGAACATATACTCCTAATGCTACAACTTTAAACGCGACATATGTACCATCCGTAGCAGAAGTTAACGCCAAAAAGATAGTATTAACTCTGACATCTGTAAGTGATGGCATTTGTCCTCCACTTTCAGATAAAGTAACATTTATCCTCCAAGATGCTCCTCAGGTTGAAGCCGGACCTGACCAGACGATATGTGCAAATACAAGTTTTATTAAACTCGACGGGACTTTTTCAAATGCGGGTGGAATTATATGGAAAAGTTCAGGATCTGGAACATTTGCTCCTGATGCATCACAAAAAGATGGAAACTATTATGTATCCTCACAAGACACAGTTATAAAGAAAATTACCCTGACCATTACCACAACTGGTAATGGAGTGTGTAATCCTGCTGAGGACAAGATGACATTGACCATTACTCCTATTCCAACAGTAGATGCTGGTACAGATCAAGAACTTTGTGAAAATGTAACCTCCGTGATACTTTCAGGTAAAATAAATGTCGCAACAGGCGGATCATGGACAAGCACAGGAAGTGGTACATTTAGCTCTAATGGAATTAATGCTGTATATAAACCAAGTGCAGCAGACCTTAAAAAAGGTATATTGACATTCACACTTACATCTACTGGAAATGGTGCATGCGCTCCAGGAAAAGATGCGATGACAGTTAATTTTACCCCAATGCCAAAGGCAAATGCAGGAAGCGACTTTACAATTTGTGAAAACAGTTCCTCAATTACACTTAACGGAACTATCGAATCTGCTACAGGTGGAACTTGGTCGACATCAGGAGATGGTACCTTTGGGGATCGCAATAATGTCAATACGACTTACAATCTAGGAGGAGGGGATATTTCTAAAGGTAATGTTTCACTAACTTTAAAAAGTATAGGGAACGGAGCGTGTCCAGAAGCTGTAAGTTCAATAAATGTTACCATTTTATCACTTCCTAAAGTAAATGCAGGTCCAGACCAGACAGTTTGTGCAGACGTTTCAGAGGTTAGTTTATCAGGAACAATCTCTAATTATTCTTCTGCGCTTTGGATTTCACAAGGAACAGGTATTTTTCTGCCAAACAGCTCTGATCTGAATGCGAAATATAAACCATCAGCTGAAGACATTGCCGCTAAGCAAATCAAAATTACATTACAAGGTGTAGGTAATGCTCCTTGCGCAACTCTTACAGATGAAATGTTGATTAACATTACACCACTAGTAACCGCTAATGCCGGACCAGATCAAAAAGTCTGTTCCGATGTAACTGGAGTTCAACTTGCTGGAAACGTAACAACAGCGGCAGGACAGCAATGGAGTACAACAGGAACAGGGACATTCAGTCCTGATGCAAACGCATTAAATCCAGTTTATACTCCATCCAAAACAGATAAAGAAGCAGGTAAAGTAACATTTAAAATTCTTACCACAGGGAATGGTACATGTAACGCCGTTACGGATTTTGCAGATGTATCTTTTACCCCTGCTCCAACCGTAAAAGCGGGGCCAGATTTGGAAATATGCGAAGACGTAACCTCTGTTAATCTGAACGGAGTTGTGACTATTGCAACCGGAGGAACCTGGAGTACTTCAGGAGATGGTGGATTTAGTCCAACAGCTAACCAGCTTAGCAACTCTTACCTGATAGGTAATGCCGACAAAACACCGGGATCTGTAATTAAACTTATTCTGACAACCTCAGGTAATGGACTTTGTCAGCCTGCCAGAGATACTCTTAACCTTACAGTAAAACCTCTGTCGATTGTTAATGCAGGAGATGATCAGATTGCATGTGAAGATGTAGCTGGCATAAATCTTTCCGGAACAGTTCTTAATGCTTCCGGAGGACTATGGAAAAGCTCTGGAGCAGGTACATTCTCTCCTAATGCATCAACGCTAAATGCCACTTATATTCCTTCAGCTGCGGAAAGAGCTTCAGGAAAAGTTCAATTAACTCTTACAGCGACTGGCACTGGAGTTTGTAATCCATTATCCGATGTCATGGAAGTTAAATTTGAAAAAACACCGGTTGTAAATGCTGGACCGGACATAAATGTTTGTGCAGACATTGGAGCGGTTCAGTTATCAGCTTCATTTACTAATGCTACAGGAGTAAAATGGAACACTTCAGGAGACGGTAATTTTTCACCTGACAATATTACCCATAACCCAATGTACCTTATAGGGACCAATGACAGCATCAACAAAAAAGTATTCATCACTGTTACAAGTACAGGAAATGGAAATTGCTCAGCCGTTTCAGATCAGATGATTCTCACTATCAGTCCGATTCCTTCTATAGATGCTGGACCAGATATAGTTGCGTGTTCAGATGTCACTTCAATACAACTTAATGGAAAAGTTAAAGTAGCATCAAGCGGATATTGGATCTCAACAGGAAGTGGAACCTTCTCTCCAAGCCCTGACAGCCCAACGGCACTATATTTGCCATCTGCAGCAGATAAATTAACGACTACATACCTTATATTAAATACTGCAGGAAATGGTTCCTGTAACTTCTATTCTGATACCTTAATCCTGAAGTTTGATCCAAATCCAAAGGTATTTGCAGGTCCTGATCGCACTGTTTGTAGCACAGACCTACCTATTCAGCTTGAAGGTTCAGGAAACAATGCCACCTGGACTTCGCCAGGAGGAGGAGTTTTTCTTCCTGATGCCACAGTATCTAATGGTACTTATATGCCAACTACTTCAGAAATTGCAGCTAAAACAGTTACTCTGACATTATCAAGTCCGGCATCAGGTATGTGCCCTGCCACCGCTGATCAGGTTACATTTGCTATAATACCAGGTCCGATTGTTGATGCTGGTTCAATAACAAGTATCTGTAATACAATGACCTCAATAGCTTTAGCCGGAAATGTTACAAATGGTAATGTAATATGGTCAACTACTGGTAAAGGTACATTCCAAAACTCAAATGCTGCATCTACCACATACAACATCGATGCGGATGACAAACTTGCCGGAGTTGTAACTTTGATTCTGAGCTCAGATGGAAATGGGATTTGTAATTCAATCGGAGATACTTTGAATCTGACATTTGATCCGGAAGCAATAGCAGATGCAGGTTTTAACCAGTCACTTTGTGCAGATGTTGCTGCATTTCAATTATCAGGAACCGCTAAAAATTATTCTTCTATTCAATGGTCAACAGCAGGTACTGGAAGCTTAAACAATGTAACTACCCTAACACCTGATTATACGCCATCTGTAGCGGAAAGGAATAATCATAGCACTGTTAAAGTTACCATGAAGGTGAACGGATTAGGCAATTGCCCTCCTGTAACCAAAGATGTCTTACTATCTCTAACTCCTGCTCCTACAGCGAATCCTGGACTTGATACTATAGTTTGTTCGAACTCTCAGACTATTCCGCTAAAAGCAACAATCACCATTGCCGGAGGAGCCATCTGGTCAACTTCAGGTACAGGTACATTTGCGCCGGGAGCACAAAGTCTGACTGCATCTTATATTCCGTCTGAAAATGACAAGTCATCCACTGTCACTTTAACATTAAAAACAACAGACAATGGAACGTGTGGACAGGTTAGTAAGGATAAAAAGATAGATTTTGTTAAAATGCCAGAAGCTGATGCAGGCCTGGACGATACCATTTGTGTTAATTCAGCTACCGGAATTGCACTGAATGGAATTGTAAAATCGGTAACAGGTTCAGGAGTTTGGTCAGCAATGGGAACCGGGTCATTTAGTGCTCCGACGACTACTCTTATAAACACCTATTCTCCATCCAATGAAGAAAAACAAGCAGGTAGTTTTATACTAGCACTTAAAACCACCGGTAATTCAGTATGTCCGGAGGTAGCAGATTATAAATCCGTAACCATTCAATATCTACCAGAAGCAAATGCAGGACTTGACCAAAATGTCTGTGCTGATATTCCAGGTATTAAACTTAATGGAAAATTGACAAGAGCACTTTCTGGAGAATGGACAACAAATGGAGACGGGACATTTTCTCCAGATAAATTCTCCCTAAATGCTTCTTATATACCAGGAGCTATTGACAGGACGAAAACCGGAATCATCTTATCATTAACTACAAAGGATAATGGAAAATGCGCACCATCTACCGATCCGCTTGACATCACGTTTATCCCATTACCCGACGGAAATGCAGGTAATGACACAACTGTGTGCGAAGATAGTCCTGCTGTTTCCCTAAACGGTACAGTTACTAATTCGTCTGGAATCATCTGGACAACTGATGGATCCGGAAAGTTCAGTCCATCAGCTTCTTCACTGATAGCCACATATATCCCAGGATTAAGTGATATCAAAGCTGGAGGGGTAACATTAAGGTTGAAAGTAAACGGAATGTCTAAGTGCGGAGGTGTTACAAGACTTAAACATATATCTATCAATCCAAAACCTACATTATATGCAGGTCCTGACATAAGAATTTGTGAGAAAACAGAGGAAATAAAGTTAGCAGGTTCAGCAACTAATTATACCAGTATAAACTGGACAAGCAGTGGTATAGGTAGCTTCGTAAATGGGAATCAACTTTCAACTGTTTACAAGACGGACCCTACTGATTTTGATGCCCAGGCAATAAATCTTATAATGGAAGTACAAGGAAAACCTGGTTGTAGACCAGTTCAGGATCAACTTACTGTCAGATTCAATCCCCAACCAACGGTTATTGCAGGACCATCTCAAAACTTCTGTTTTGATGCCCCGGAAATAACACTTAACGGGCAAGTTAAAAATGGAGGAAAAATAGAATGGTCCAGCACAGGGTCCGGTATATTTCTTCCAGGAAAATATCACCTGAACACAAAGTACATACCTTCATTGGAAGATCGCATTTCAGGTTCTGTTAAACTTTCAATAAAAAACATAGAAGTGACATTGTGTAAAGCTGATGAAGATACCCTTGAAATTACATTTATGCCAAAACCAGTTGCTGACCCTGGTCCGGCTATTATTTGTGATATAACTAACGGTGCAAAACTAAATGGTAAATTCCAGAATGCTACTGGTGTATTCTGGACATCAGAAGGAAGTGGAACATTCTCTCCAGATCCTAAAGATCCTGCAGCAACTTATTATCCTTCATTGCAGGATAAACAGAAAGGTTCGATTCATCTGAACTTGACAACTACTGGAAATGGCGTATGTAATGAAACTGTTGCTATGACAACGCTCATTATTGAGCCAAAACCCACAGCAGATGCAGGAAAAGATCTTGATGTCTGTATGTCAAGCACCCCAACAATTACCGCAAACCTGACAGGTGATGTATCTTATGAATGGTACAATCTCAATGGAGTATTAATGGGATCAGGTGCAAACATAATGCTTCCAAACCTTGATCGTGATACAACACTTGTATTAAGAGTATTCGACAGCAGACCATGTGATCAGTTCGATACAGTTACGGTAAGAGTATTTACCCCTCCTACTATTGGAATGCCGGCTGATACATGTTTTGATCAACCTCTGTATGTTGCCGCAAAATTAAGAGATATCCCTCTCGTTACCGGTCAATACATCTGGTCTCAGGATGGAAAACTTATGCCGAATCAGGTATTACCGATCCTTAGTGTACCAAGACCTGGAGAATACACTGTTACCTATGCTTTTGGCAATTGCTCTGTTTCTAAGAAAATTAAAATTAATCCATTACCAGTGTTAATGGGTTCAGATAAGATTGCCTGTGAAAATCGTAGTACTGTTCTAAGCATCACTTCTACCCTGCCATCATCCAATTACCAATGGTCAGGACCGGGGGTTAATGCAACAACCACCGGAGGCAACCTTGGAATAATCGTACCATTAGATACCAATTTCTATCAGGTAAGTGTTACTACCAACGATGGATGTAAAGCAAGTCACGACATAAGAGTTATTGGAGTCCCATCACCAATATTCAGCATAAAAGACTCTGCTTTCTGTTCAAATAAAACAGCAATGTTTGTTGCGAGACCTACCAATATCAGTAATATTGATTCTCTGCCAGTAACTTATGAGTGGATGAAAAACGGAGTATCAATGAACAACAGTAATGATTCACTTCTAATTAATTCTGAAGGCGCTTATGCTGTTAAAGTTACAATTGGAGAGTGTGATACTTTGCTGACAACAAAAATCAAATTGAATGAAGTACCAAATCCAAGGTTACCGAAAGAACTTGATTTGTGTATGGATAACAAAGAAGTCATCAAACTGGATGCTGGACCTGGACTCATATATAAATGGACCGGCGATGCGCAGGTTGATAATGATACAACAAGAATACTGTTTGCTACAGATTCAGGATTCTATAAAGTACGTGTGATCAACCAATATCAATGTGAAAAAGAGGATTCTACATCTATCAAAGATATTTGTCCTCCAAGATTATATGTTCCAACTGGACTTGATCCAAGTACTGAAGGTAAATCAACTCTAGATATATTTGGTAAGTATTACACCAACTTCCAGATTACAATATTTAATCGCTGGGGAGAAGTAATCTTTATGTCAAATGATCCGAAAGCAGTATGGGACGGTACATACAGAGGTGAAGTGATGCCGATAGGAGTTTATAACTACATTGTAACATATGAAGGCCTGAATGAAAAATATAAAGGTCCATACAAAGTAAAAGGTGCAGTTACTGTAGTAAGATAA